The proteins below are encoded in one region of Brachyspira intermedia PWS/A:
- the rho gene encoding transcription termination factor Rho: MPFPTKKRVKVSNENEEIETAPVQVKKVVRKKVVKQVVAENNEENTNNSEIVLEKDEFDKEIESNDEVKEIKRPHDILYISKLSVLTFEELLEFAESYGIKKDTNNNIRRQELMHAILKAQIALEGKIVAEGTLETLQDGFGFLRSKNSNYLVGPDDIYISPAQIRLFGLRTGDLITGEVRPPKDNAGEKFFALLRIETVNGEEPNNLYKRPHFDKLTPIFPNERIDLEFAPNKISTRIINLVSPIGKGQRGLIVAPPKAGKTMMLQEIANAICKNYPDIKLFILLIDERPEEVTDMKRQVPEAEVIASTFDETPDKHCQVSEMVLEKAKRLVENKHDVVIILDSITRLSRAYNLVVPASGKVLTGGVDSNALHKPKRFFGAARNIEEGGSLTIIASALVDTGSKMDDYIYEEFKGTGNMELHLDRKLANRRLFPAIDIDSSSTRREDLLLTEEEKNKMWALRKYMQSQGIDEDQLIETVVDKMNSTKDNAEFLKLLNS, from the coding sequence ATGCCTTTTCCAACCAAAAAACGTGTTAAAGTATCTAATGAAAATGAGGAAATTGAAACAGCTCCTGTTCAGGTAAAAAAAGTTGTTAGAAAGAAAGTTGTAAAACAGGTTGTTGCTGAAAATAATGAAGAAAATACAAATAATTCAGAAATTGTACTTGAAAAAGATGAATTTGATAAAGAAATAGAAAGTAATGATGAAGTGAAAGAAATAAAAAGACCTCATGATATACTTTATATTAGCAAATTAAGTGTTTTAACTTTTGAGGAATTATTGGAATTTGCTGAATCTTATGGTATAAAGAAAGACACTAATAATAATATAAGACGTCAGGAACTTATGCATGCTATATTAAAAGCACAGATTGCTTTAGAAGGAAAAATAGTTGCTGAAGGTACTTTGGAAACTTTACAAGATGGTTTTGGTTTCTTGCGTTCAAAAAATAGTAATTATTTAGTTGGACCTGATGATATATATATTTCTCCTGCTCAAATAAGGCTTTTCGGACTTAGAACTGGTGATTTAATTACTGGAGAAGTTAGACCTCCTAAAGATAATGCCGGAGAGAAATTTTTTGCTTTACTTAGAATAGAAACTGTTAATGGAGAAGAACCTAATAATCTTTATAAAAGACCTCATTTCGATAAATTAACTCCAATTTTTCCTAATGAACGTATAGATTTAGAGTTTGCTCCTAATAAAATTTCTACTCGTATTATTAATTTAGTTTCTCCTATAGGTAAAGGTCAAAGAGGATTAATAGTAGCACCTCCTAAAGCTGGTAAAACTATGATGCTTCAGGAAATTGCTAATGCTATATGTAAAAATTATCCTGATATCAAACTTTTCATTCTTCTTATAGATGAACGTCCTGAAGAAGTTACTGATATGAAAAGACAAGTACCAGAAGCTGAAGTTATTGCATCTACTTTTGATGAAACTCCTGATAAACATTGTCAAGTTTCTGAAATGGTATTAGAAAAAGCAAAAAGATTAGTTGAAAATAAACATGACGTTGTTATTATATTAGATTCTATCACAAGACTTTCAAGAGCTTATAACTTAGTAGTTCCTGCAAGCGGTAAAGTATTAACAGGCGGTGTTGATTCAAATGCTTTACATAAACCAAAAAGATTCTTCGGTGCTGCTCGTAATATAGAAGAGGGTGGATCTCTTACTATAATTGCTTCTGCTTTAGTTGATACTGGAAGTAAAATGGATGATTATATCTATGAAGAGTTCAAAGGTACTGGTAATATGGAACTTCATTTAGATAGAAAACTTGCTAATAGAAGACTTTTCCCTGCTATTGATATTGATTCTTCTTCTACTAGAAGAGAGGATTTACTTCTTACTGAGGAAGAGAAAAATAAAATGTGGGCATTAAGAAAATATATGCAGTCTCAAGGTATTGATGAAGATCAATTAATAGAAACTGTTGTTGATAAAATGAATTCTACTAAAGACAATGCTGAATTTTTAAAATTATTAAATTCATAA
- the rplQ gene encoding 50S ribosomal protein L17, with amino-acid sequence MRHRVTVKKFNRTSAHKKAMLSNMLTSLFKYEKIETTKEKGRAIKQLADKIIYRAKVDNVHNRRTVAKYVKDKTILAKLFKDIAPRYAGKNGGYVRKILSYKRFGDAADMCVIMLCESDSSSAKTENK; translated from the coding sequence ATGAGACATAGAGTTACAGTAAAAAAATTTAATAGAACAAGTGCACATAAAAAAGCTATGCTTTCTAATATGCTTACTTCTCTTTTTAAATATGAAAAAATAGAAACTACTAAAGAAAAGGGTAGAGCTATTAAGCAATTAGCTGATAAAATAATTTATAGAGCTAAAGTTGATAATGTTCATAATAGAAGAACTGTAGCAAAGTATGTTAAAGATAAAACAATACTTGCTAAACTTTTCAAAGATATAGCTCCTAGATATGCTGGTAAAAACGGCGGTTATGTAAGAAAAATTTTATCATATAAGAGATTCGGTGATGCTGCTGACATGTGTGTTATTATGCTTTGCGAATCTGATAGCAGTTCTGCTAAAACTGAAAATAAATAA
- a CDS encoding DNA-directed RNA polymerase subunit alpha, giving the protein MALKEILESIRHPHRVTFEKKDLTPTYGKFIAQPFERGYAVTVGNALRRVLLSSIPGYAITTIKIDGVSNEFENVPGMKEDTIVMIMHLKNVVVSLPSHMDTKTIHMKKEGPCVITAGDLVADDTEAQVHNPDYYIATIAEGYTFEMDIQIEGGYSYVPAEMNIELLEDINAIAIDAIYSPIVSVKYNVDPIRVGQRIDYGKLTLEIETKGNIAPDKALSQAAKILRDNLKHFMDPEEANGDDEKIEETPKDSVLDSLKGKHIEEVEFSVRTANFLMASDLKTLDKVAVKTDADLLRLIGANEMIIEEIKEKLAEYNAHLGMRG; this is encoded by the coding sequence ATGGCATTAAAAGAAATATTAGAATCTATTAGACATCCTCATAGAGTTACTTTTGAAAAGAAGGATTTAACTCCTACTTATGGTAAATTTATAGCTCAGCCTTTTGAGAGAGGATATGCGGTAACAGTTGGTAATGCTTTAAGAAGAGTACTATTATCTTCTATACCTGGTTATGCTATCACTACTATCAAAATTGATGGTGTTAGCAATGAATTTGAAAATGTTCCTGGAATGAAAGAGGACACAATTGTTATGATTATGCATCTTAAAAATGTTGTGGTTTCTCTTCCTAGCCATATGGATACTAAAACTATTCATATGAAAAAAGAAGGTCCATGTGTTATCACTGCTGGAGATTTGGTGGCTGATGATACTGAAGCTCAAGTGCATAATCCTGACTATTATATAGCTACAATTGCTGAGGGATATACTTTTGAGATGGATATTCAAATTGAAGGTGGATACAGCTATGTGCCTGCTGAAATGAATATTGAATTATTAGAAGATATTAATGCTATAGCTATAGATGCTATTTATTCTCCTATTGTAAGTGTAAAATATAATGTTGATCCTATCAGAGTAGGTCAGCGTATAGATTATGGTAAACTTACTCTTGAGATAGAAACTAAGGGTAATATAGCTCCTGATAAGGCTTTATCCCAAGCTGCTAAGATTTTAAGAGATAATTTAAAGCATTTTATGGATCCTGAAGAGGCTAATGGAGATGATGAAAAAATAGAAGAAACTCCTAAAGATTCTGTGCTTGATTCTCTTAAAGGTAAACATATTGAAGAGGTAGAATTCTCTGTTAGAACTGCTAATTTCTTAATGGCTTCTGATTTGAAAACTTTAGATAAAGTTGCAGTTAAAACTGATGCTGATTTATTAAGATTAATCGGTGCTAATGAAATGATTATCGAAGAAATTAAAGAAAAGCTAGCTGAGTATAATGCTCATCTTGGTATGAGAGGATAA
- the rpsD gene encoding 30S ribosomal protein S4: MARYRDASCRLCRREKMKLMLKGDRCLTAKCAITKKRDVPGPANRKMKQLSEYGIQMREKQKVKRIYGVLEKQFRNYYHEAIRVAGVSGENLLRLLELRLDNVVYRLGLAKSRNQARQFVAHGFISVNGKRMTVPSYCVKVGDKVAFTERGNAVAEVKTIVEGLKSEYVPAWLSLDLSNKTGEIVTLPIREHIEYPINEQLIIEYYSK, from the coding sequence ATGGCAAGATATAGAGATGCTAGTTGCAGATTATGTCGCCGCGAAAAAATGAAACTTATGTTGAAAGGCGATAGATGTCTTACTGCTAAATGTGCTATAACAAAAAAGAGAGATGTACCTGGTCCTGCTAACAGAAAAATGAAACAGTTATCAGAATATGGTATTCAGATGAGAGAAAAACAGAAAGTTAAACGTATTTACGGCGTTTTAGAAAAACAATTTAGAAATTATTATCATGAGGCTATTCGTGTAGCTGGTGTATCCGGTGAAAACTTACTTAGATTATTAGAGCTTCGTTTGGATAATGTTGTTTACAGACTTGGACTTGCTAAAAGCAGAAATCAAGCTAGACAATTTGTAGCTCATGGTTTTATATCAGTTAATGGTAAAAGAATGACAGTTCCTTCTTATTGTGTTAAAGTAGGTGATAAAGTTGCTTTCACTGAAAGAGGTAATGCAGTAGCTGAAGTAAAAACTATAGTGGAAGGTTTAAAAAGTGAGTATGTTCCTGCTTGGTTAAGTTTAGATCTTTCTAATAAGACAGGCGAAATCGTAACTTTACCTATAAGAGAGCATATAGAGTATCCTATTAATGAACAGCTCATCATTGAGTATTATTCTAAGTAA
- the rpsK gene encoding 30S ribosomal protein S11: MATQKGKKTLKDKKIKKDRKVEAFGIVHIKASFNNTIVTITDRNGDTLSWASAGLDGDYKSSKKSTPFAAQVASEKASKKAYEMGVREVEVYVKGPGMGRESSIRAVEASGLKVKLIKDVTPMPHNGCRPRKRRRI, encoded by the coding sequence GTGGCTACTCAAAAAGGTAAAAAAACTCTAAAAGATAAAAAAATTAAAAAAGATAGAAAAGTTGAAGCTTTTGGTATAGTACATATAAAGGCTAGCTTTAATAATACAATAGTTACTATAACTGATAGAAATGGTGACACTTTATCATGGGCTAGTGCAGGTTTAGATGGAGATTACAAAAGTAGTAAGAAATCTACGCCTTTCGCAGCACAAGTTGCTAGTGAAAAAGCATCTAAAAAAGCTTATGAAATGGGTGTAAGAGAAGTAGAAGTTTATGTTAAAGGTCCTGGAATGGGTAGAGAAAGCTCTATCAGAGCTGTTGAAGCTTCAGGTCTTAAAGTTAAACTTATTAAGGACGTTACTCCAATGCCTCATAATGGCTGCCGTCCTAGAAAAAGAAGAAGAATATAA
- the rpsM gene encoding 30S ribosomal protein S13, which translates to MARLMGVEIRNNKRIEIALTDIYGIGRTLAHVICDKANIDYSIKAKDLTDAQITALRDAIEATTKVEGDLRTELYNNIKRLKDIHSYRGMRHIKRLPVHGQRTRTNSRNARGGGARKAIAGKKKAPGKK; encoded by the coding sequence ATGGCACGCTTAATGGGTGTTGAAATAAGAAATAATAAAAGAATAGAAATAGCCCTTACTGATATATATGGTATAGGACGTACTCTTGCTCATGTTATTTGTGATAAAGCTAATATAGACTACTCTATTAAAGCTAAAGATTTAACAGATGCACAAATTACTGCTTTAAGAGATGCTATAGAAGCCACTACTAAAGTAGAAGGTGATTTACGTACAGAGCTTTATAATAATATAAAACGTTTGAAAGACATTCACTCATACCGCGGAATGCGTCATATTAAGAGGCTTCCTGTACATGGTCAACGCACTCGTACAAACTCTCGTAATGCTAGAGGCGGCGGTGCAAGAAAAGCTATTGCTGGTAAGAAAAAAGCACCAGGTAAAAAATAA
- the rpmJ gene encoding 50S ribosomal protein L36: MKVKSSIKKRCNDCQIVKRKGVVRVICKKNPRHKQKQK, encoded by the coding sequence ATGAAAGTAAAAAGTTCTATAAAAAAACGTTGTAATGACTGCCAAATAGTGAAGAGAAAAGGCGTCGTTAGAGTTATATGTAAGAAAAACCCAAGACATAAACAAAAACAGAAGTAA
- the infA gene encoding translation initiation factor IF-1, translating into MAERETIEVEGTVVEPLPNATFRVELENGHRILAHISGKMRMNFIRILPGDKVTIEMSPYDLTKGRIIYRYK; encoded by the coding sequence ATGGCTGAAAGAGAAACTATAGAAGTAGAAGGTACTGTAGTAGAGCCTCTTCCAAATGCTACTTTTAGAGTAGAGTTAGAAAATGGTCATAGGATATTGGCTCATATATCAGGCAAAATGCGTATGAATTTTATTCGCATACTTCCTGGGGATAAAGTAACTATAGAAATGTCTCCCTATGATTTGACAAAGGGTAGAATAATTTATCGTTATAAGTAA
- the secY gene encoding preprotein translocase subunit SecY encodes MFKSFANIFRVQELRSRILFTVIAILVYRIGSHIPTPGIDPTALLGFLSSSQGGGGLLTIMDLFSGGALFRFSILALGIMPYISASIIMQLLGVVIPALERMQKEGESGRKKINQYVRYLTLVLCIVQSAAMASWIQSINEGAMIFMNPGIGFILLVVVTATAGTMFLMWLGDQITERGLGNGISVIIFAGIVARIPAGVYDVIQKRESEYLNSLVIVLFFIIFAIVIFCVVYEESGQRRIPVQYAKRVVGRKVFGAQSTHIPFKINPSGVIPIIFASALMAIPAQIASLTRGVQWRWLDALLRFFSYGSWAYIILYCLLVIMFAYVYTSVQFNPDDIAENLKKSGGFIPGYRPGTQTAEYLKTVLSRITIGGSIFLAAIAVFPDLMSKIPIFAPFRGTNNSLVYLMGGTSVMISVSVAVELLKQIESYLQMHNYDGILKKSKVRR; translated from the coding sequence ATGTTTAAGTCGTTTGCTAATATATTTAGGGTACAAGAATTAAGAAGCAGAATCTTATTTACTGTTATTGCTATATTAGTTTATAGAATAGGTAGTCATATTCCTACACCTGGTATAGATCCTACAGCATTGTTAGGTTTCTTGTCCTCATCTCAAGGCGGAGGAGGACTTTTAACTATAATGGATTTATTTTCAGGTGGTGCTTTATTTAGATTTTCTATATTAGCATTAGGTATTATGCCTTATATTTCTGCTTCAATTATAATGCAGCTTCTTGGTGTAGTTATTCCTGCTTTGGAAAGAATGCAAAAAGAAGGTGAGAGTGGTCGTAAAAAGATAAATCAGTATGTTAGATATCTAACTCTTGTTCTTTGTATAGTACAATCTGCAGCTATGGCTAGCTGGATTCAGAGTATAAATGAAGGTGCTATGATATTTATGAATCCTGGTATAGGTTTCATACTTCTAGTTGTTGTAACAGCTACAGCTGGTACCATGTTCTTGATGTGGCTAGGTGACCAGATCACAGAACGCGGCCTTGGTAACGGTATATCTGTTATAATCTTTGCCGGTATTGTTGCTCGTATTCCTGCTGGTGTATATGATGTTATACAGAAAAGAGAAAGTGAATATTTGAATTCTTTAGTTATAGTTCTTTTCTTTATAATTTTCGCAATAGTAATATTCTGCGTAGTTTATGAAGAAAGCGGACAAAGAAGAATTCCTGTTCAGTATGCTAAAAGAGTTGTAGGCAGAAAAGTATTCGGAGCTCAATCAACTCATATACCTTTCAAAATCAACCCATCCGGTGTAATTCCTATAATATTTGCTTCAGCTTTAATGGCAATTCCTGCTCAAATAGCTAGCTTAACTAGAGGAGTTCAATGGAGATGGCTTGATGCATTGCTTAGATTCTTCTCTTATGGAAGTTGGGCATACATAATTCTTTATTGTTTATTAGTTATAATGTTTGCCTATGTTTATACATCAGTACAGTTTAATCCTGATGATATAGCTGAGAATCTTAAAAAGTCCGGTGGTTTTATACCAGGTTACAGACCAGGTACTCAAACTGCAGAATATTTAAAGACAGTATTAAGCAGAATAACTATAGGCGGTTCAATATTCTTGGCTGCAATAGCAGTATTTCCGGATTTAATGTCTAAGATTCCTATATTTGCTCCTTTTAGAGGTACAAATAATTCGCTTGTTTATTTGATGGGTGGAACATCTGTAATGATTAGTGTAAGTGTTGCTGTTGAGTTATTAAAACAAATAGAGTCCTATTTACAAATGCATAACTACGACGGCATATTAAAGAAATCTAAGGTGAGAAGGTAA
- the rplO gene encoding 50S ribosomal protein L15, with product MAQENTKILRAPKGSSKKRHRVGRGQGSGWGCTAGRGDKGAQSRAGYSRRAGFEGGQMPLHRRIPKSGFTNAAFKKCVNIINVGDLDSIGGNEITRETLLQMGFLSSKRDYIKLLSMGEVKNAVTITVDMASKKAIEKIEKSGGKVVIHERKKYIRKKEDKKS from the coding sequence ATGGCACAAGAAAATACAAAAATATTAAGAGCTCCTAAGGGATCTAGTAAAAAACGTCATAGAGTAGGACGCGGACAAGGTTCTGGTTGGGGCTGTACTGCAGGCAGAGGTGATAAAGGTGCTCAGTCTCGTGCCGGTTACAGCAGAAGAGCTGGTTTTGAAGGCGGACAAATGCCTTTGCATAGAAGAATTCCAAAAAGCGGATTCACTAATGCAGCTTTCAAAAAATGTGTAAATATTATAAATGTTGGTGATTTAGATTCTATAGGCGGTAATGAAATCACAAGAGAAACTTTACTTCAAATGGGTTTCTTATCATCTAAGAGAGATTATATTAAACTTCTTTCTATGGGTGAAGTAAAAAATGCTGTTACTATAACAGTTGATATGGCTAGTAAAAAAGCTATAGAAAAAATAGAGAAATCCGGCGGTAAAGTTGTAATACATGAACGCAAAAAATATATTAGAAAGAAAGAAGATAAAAAGTCTTAA
- the rpmD gene encoding 50S ribosomal protein L30 — MAKVVITLVKSPIGYEKSQRDTVVALGFKKGKRVVEKEATPQINGMINKISHLLKVEYK; from the coding sequence ATGGCTAAAGTTGTAATAACATTAGTAAAATCTCCTATAGGCTATGAGAAATCTCAAAGAGATACAGTTGTAGCTTTGGGTTTCAAAAAGGGCAAAAGAGTTGTAGAAAAAGAAGCAACTCCTCAAATAAATGGAATGATAAATAAAATATCACATCTTCTTAAAGTAGAGTATAAGTGA
- the rpsE gene encoding 30S ribosomal protein S5, whose protein sequence is MAHDINNNEEKSMYEERLITLNRVAKVMKGGRRFRFAALMVLGDKNGHVGLGYGKANEVPDAIRKAIEQAKKNMIEVNLKGETIPHNTVGVFRSSRIVMKPASKGTGVISGGPARAVLELAGVKNILSKSLGNNNSMNLAKATFEGLKSLKTVEYMANKRGVSIDQIYGRAE, encoded by the coding sequence TTGGCACACGATATAAATAACAACGAAGAAAAAAGTATGTATGAAGAGCGTCTAATAACTTTAAACAGAGTAGCTAAAGTTATGAAAGGCGGAAGACGTTTTAGATTTGCCGCTTTGATGGTTTTAGGCGATAAAAATGGTCATGTTGGTTTAGGTTACGGTAAAGCAAACGAAGTACCAGATGCTATAAGAAAAGCTATAGAGCAAGCTAAGAAAAACATGATAGAAGTTAACTTAAAAGGTGAAACTATACCTCATAATACAGTTGGTGTATTTAGAAGTAGCAGAATAGTTATGAAACCAGCTTCTAAAGGTACAGGAGTTATTTCTGGAGGTCCTGCTCGTGCAGTATTAGAATTAGCAGGAGTTAAAAACATTCTTTCTAAGTCTTTAGGAAATAACAACTCTATGAACCTAGCTAAAGCTACTTTTGAAGGTTTAAAATCTTTGAAAACAGTAGAATATATGGCTAACAAAAGAGGTGTAAGTATAGATCAAATTTATGGGAGGGCAGAATAA
- the rplR gene encoding 50S ribosomal protein L18, whose product MSLREKIKAQRERRKRSIRIRIEGSSERPRLTVHKSLKYVSAQIIDDSKGITLASASSQEKDLKSGKNVDIAKEIGKVLATRAKEKNISEVVFDRNGYIYHGKIKSLADGAREAGLKF is encoded by the coding sequence ATGAGTTTAAGAGAAAAGATTAAAGCTCAACGCGAAAGAAGAAAAAGAAGTATACGTATAAGAATAGAAGGAAGCTCAGAGCGTCCAAGACTTACAGTTCATAAAAGTCTTAAATATGTATCTGCTCAAATAATAGATGATAGCAAAGGTATAACTTTAGCATCAGCATCTTCTCAAGAAAAAGATTTAAAAAGCGGTAAGAATGTGGATATAGCTAAAGAAATAGGTAAAGTTTTAGCTACTAGAGCAAAAGAGAAAAATATAAGTGAAGTTGTATTTGACAGAAACGGATATATATATCATGGAAAAATAAAATCCCTAGCTGACGGTGCTCGTGAAGCAGGATTGAAATTTTAA
- the rplF gene encoding 50S ribosomal protein L6 → MSRLANKPIAIPQGVEVKIDGHKVIVKGKRGELTREFFDYIIFELENNSLWVKPPKIESTDEKAIKENKAKYSAQLGLVWKLISNMIEGVTNGYKKVLQLEGTGYRSNVQGDTITLQLGFSSDVKMKIPEGIKVTVEKDTKITIEGNDKEQVGELAMNIKKKRPVEPYKGKGVRFDGEHVKYKESKKAAK, encoded by the coding sequence ATGAGTAGATTAGCAAATAAACCTATAGCGATACCTCAAGGCGTTGAAGTTAAGATAGACGGACATAAAGTAATCGTAAAAGGTAAAAGAGGGGAGTTGACAAGAGAGTTTTTTGATTATATAATATTTGAACTCGAAAATAATTCTCTTTGGGTTAAACCTCCTAAGATTGAAAGTACTGACGAGAAAGCTATTAAAGAAAATAAAGCTAAGTACTCTGCACAATTAGGTTTGGTGTGGAAGCTTATTTCTAATATGATAGAAGGCGTTACTAACGGATATAAAAAAGTTCTTCAATTAGAAGGTACAGGTTATCGTTCTAATGTTCAAGGAGATACTATAACATTGCAATTAGGTTTTTCTAGTGATGTAAAAATGAAAATACCAGAAGGTATTAAAGTAACAGTTGAAAAAGATACTAAAATCACTATCGAAGGCAATGATAAAGAACAAGTAGGCGAGCTTGCTATGAATATCAAAAAGAAAAGACCTGTTGAGCCTTATAAAGGTAAAGGTGTTAGATTTGACGGCGAGCATGTAAAATATAAAGAAAGTAAAAAAGCTGCTAAGTAA
- the rpsH gene encoding 30S ribosomal protein S8: MSVHDPIADALTIIRNGCRAKKESVTIPFSTKMENILAILKKEGYINDFKKVEVKDKNFFRIEIDLKYYEGSSVIEGIQRVSTPGLRVYTSVDTIPQVKNGFGISVISTSKGVMTDKEARKEKVGGEVLCYVW; encoded by the coding sequence ATGAGTGTACATGATCCAATAGCAGATGCTTTAACTATAATAAGAAATGGTTGTAGAGCAAAAAAAGAGTCTGTTACTATACCTTTTTCTACAAAAATGGAAAATATACTTGCAATTTTAAAGAAAGAAGGTTATATTAATGACTTCAAAAAAGTAGAAGTAAAAGATAAAAATTTCTTCCGCATAGAAATAGATTTGAAATATTATGAGGGAAGTTCAGTAATAGAAGGAATTCAAAGAGTATCAACTCCAGGTTTAAGAGTTTATACATCAGTAGATACTATACCTCAAGTAAAAAACGGTTTCGGTATATCTGTAATATCTACAAGTAAAGGTGTAATGACAGATAAAGAGGCTAGAAAAGAAAAAGTTGGCGGCGAAGTTTTATGCTACGTTTGGTAA
- a CDS encoding type Z 30S ribosomal protein S14 gives MARLALKVKATKKQKYKTRQYNRCPICGRPRAYIRQYKMCRICFRDLANKGLIPGVTKSSW, from the coding sequence ATGGCTAGATTGGCACTTAAAGTTAAAGCTACAAAAAAACAAAAATATAAAACAAGACAGTATAATCGTTGCCCAATATGCGGCAGACCTCGTGCTTATATAAGACAGTACAAGATGTGCAGAATATGTTTTAGAGATTTAGCAAATAAAGGTTTGATACCGGGCGTAACTAAGTCTAGTTGGTAA
- the rplE gene encoding 50S ribosomal protein L5 has product MSVLKDRYENEIKQSLLKDMNLSSTMAIPKIEKIIINMGVTQAVTDKKYVDSAVEELSQIAGQRAVVTRAKKSIANFKLRQGMPIGCRVTLRGERMYDFLERLIFIALPRVRDFQGIPRRGFDGNGNYNLGIKEHTIFPEISFDKTDAVKGLNITIVTTADNDDMARTLLERVGLPFRAAPKSQENK; this is encoded by the coding sequence ATGTCAGTATTGAAAGATAGGTATGAAAACGAGATTAAACAGTCTCTTCTAAAAGATATGAATTTAAGCTCTACTATGGCTATCCCTAAAATAGAAAAAATCATAATCAATATGGGAGTAACTCAGGCTGTAACAGACAAAAAATATGTTGATTCTGCTGTAGAAGAACTAAGCCAAATAGCAGGACAGAGAGCTGTTGTAACAAGAGCTAAAAAGTCTATAGCTAACTTCAAATTAAGACAAGGTATGCCTATAGGCTGCAGAGTAACTTTAAGAGGCGAAAGAATGTATGACTTCTTAGAGAGATTAATATTCATAGCATTACCAAGAGTAAGAGACTTCCAAGGTATTCCTAGAAGAGGTTTCGATGGTAATGGTAATTACAACTTAGGAATAAAAGAACATACTATATTCCCAGAAATAAGTTTTGATAAAACAGATGCCGTAAAAGGCTTAAATATAACAATAGTAACTACTGCAGATAATGACGATATGGCACGCACTTTATTAGAAAGAGTTGGTTTGCCATTCCGTGCAGCACCTAAAAGTCAGGAGAATAAATAA
- the rplX gene encoding 50S ribosomal protein L24 encodes MIKKQDLSKTKYKVKKGDTVEVIAGEQSGERGEVLSVDRTRGRVLVKNINMVKKTMPKSQENQKGGIVEKEASIHISNVMVVNKAGKATRVGRKEVDGKLKRYAKKSGEVLDK; translated from the coding sequence ATGATAAAGAAACAAGATTTAAGTAAGACAAAATACAAAGTAAAAAAAGGCGATACTGTTGAGGTAATAGCTGGAGAGCAAAGCGGAGAACGCGGAGAGGTATTGTCTGTAGATAGAACAAGAGGCAGAGTTTTAGTAAAAAACATCAATATGGTTAAAAAAACTATGCCTAAAAGCCAAGAGAATCAAAAAGGCGGAATAGTTGAGAAAGAAGCTTCAATACATATATCCAATGTAATGGTAGTAAACAAAGCAGGAAAAGCTACTAGAGTTGGAAGAAAAGAAGTAGACGGTAAACTAAAAAGATATGCCAAAAAATCAGGCGAAGTTCTTGATAAGTAA
- the rplN gene encoding 50S ribosomal protein L14: protein MIQVPSTLNVADNTGVKKLKCIKVLGGSRRRYATLGDVIICSVTDIIPTCSIEKGKVVKAVIVRVKKEVRRPDGSYIRFDENAAVIVDDKREPRGKRIFGPVARELRDRGFMKIVSLAPEVI, encoded by the coding sequence ATGATACAAGTACCAAGCACTCTTAATGTAGCTGATAATACAGGCGTTAAAAAGTTAAAATGTATTAAGGTATTAGGCGGAAGCAGACGCAGATATGCTACTTTAGGTGATGTAATTATCTGTTCTGTAACAGATATAATACCTACTTGCTCTATAGAAAAAGGTAAAGTAGTAAAAGCTGTAATAGTAAGAGTAAAAAAAGAAGTTAGACGTCCTGACGGTTCATATATTCGTTTCGACGAGAATGCTGCTGTTATAGTAGATGATAAAAGAGAGCCACGCGGTAAACGTATATTCGGACCTGTAGCTCGTGAACTTAGAGACAGAGGCTTTATGAAGATAGTATCACTTGCACCAGAGGTAATATAA